The Echinimonas agarilytica genomic sequence GCGGCGCCAGCGATTTCGCAGCGCAATTGCAACGGCTCGTTTTGCATCTTGCTGACCCACAATATGTCGGTCTAGTTCATGCACAATCTCACGGGGAGTCATAGCGGACATAATTCAATCCTATGGTGAACGCATCAAGCGACTAGTAGTCGAGCTGCTCAATGGTTTGGAATTGGTTGGTATAAACACAGATATTGCCGGCAATTGCTAAACTTTTTTGTACAATTTCATCGGCGGGTAATTCGGTGTTTTCTAACAAAGCAGTGGCACTGGCTTGAGCGAATGAACCGCCAGAGCCAATGGCAATCAGGTCGTGTTCAGGCTGAACAACGTCACCATTACCGGTGATAATGAGAGATGCTGTATGATCTGCAACTGCTAAGAGTGCTTCGAGCTTGCGAAGCATGCGGTCAGTGCGCCAGTCTTTCGCCAATTCGACGGCGGCGCGAGTCAAATGCCCCTGATGAATTTCGAGCTTGCTTTCAAAGCGCTCGAACAGCGTGAAGGCGTCCGCTGTGCCCCCCGCAAAACCGGCCAATACTTGGTTGTTATATAAGCGACGGACTTTTTTAGCGTTGCCTTTCATCACTGTGTTGCCCAGTGAAACTTGGCCATCGCCCCCAATAACAACTTTGCCATTACGACGTACAGAAACAATCGTGGTCAAGAACCTTCTCCTGAAGAGTGTGTACTTCTTAGGAAAATAGGGGCGATATTGTATTTTTCAAGTCACCAGTGCCAGATTTGGCAGCCTTGAATGTCGCCTCGTTGCATTACGTGACGATGTTTTTCGGCTGCGCGCTTGGTATCGTAAGGCCCTAATACAACCTTAAACCAAACTCCTTTGGTACCTTCTGTACGTCTCACTTCAGAGCTAAGCCCTTGAAAAGCAATGCGAGCTTTGAGTTCATCGGCTTGTCTCTCGGTTCTAAATGATCCACATTGCATCAAATAAGGTCGAGTTTTTTCAGGCGCGTCGGGCACGTCGACTTCGACTTCTTTATTTTCTAATTCTTCAATAAAGGTCCATCGCTCTTCGGGCTTTTCGGGCAAATCACTTTTTGGTGTACTTACCGTTTTGTTTTTTGTTGGGCTGGTTTCTGGTGGCTCAGATGCTTGTTGCTGCGCGCCACCTTTAATGGAATATAAGAAGTAGCCGAAGCCAACTAGCAGCGCCACAACCAAGAGAATCATAAACCAAGGCGCAGAAGCTGTTTGCTTCGGGGATTTTTTGGCTGCGGGACGCCGAGTCGCTTTCTTCTTTGCGGCTGGGCGCCCGCGATTAGCATAATCGCGAGGCATAGTTTACATCCGTTCTAAGGTCGCAATTCCTAGCAGGCTTAAGCCGGTTTTAAGAACTTTGGCCGTTGCGCCACACAGGATCAGTCGGCTGTTACGTTCATTTGCACTCACGCCATCTTTGTTCACTGGGCAAGCTTCGTAGAAACTCATGAATTGACCCGAAAGTTCGAACAAATAAGTACAAAGTAAATGTGGCGAAGACTTTGCCGCGACGTTGTTTACCACATCGCTCAATTGAGTGAGCTTTTGCGCCAAGGCTTGTTCGGCTGCTTCTGTGAGATTCAACGTGCCTTGCAATTGTTCGGGTGTGATGTCTGCTTTACGGAAAATAGACTGGATGCGCGTGTAAGCGTACTGAAGGTAAGGTGCCGTATTACCTTCAAATGTGAGCATGTTATCCCAGTCGAAAATGTAATCCGTAGTTCTGTTTTTCGATAAATCAGCGTATTTTACTGCGCCCATGGCAACTGCTGAGGCAACGGTACTGCGTTCTTGTTCATTTAAATCATTACTCTTTTCAGCAATCAAAGCCGTGGCTCGTTCTTGCGCTTCATCGAGCAAGTCGACCATCTTCACAGTGCCGCCAGAACGCGTTTTGAAAGGCTTACCATCTTTGCCTAACATCATGCCGAAGGCACAATGCTCAAGTGAGACATGATCTCCTACGTACCCCGCTTTTCGCGCAATGCTCCATGCTTGTTGCAAGTGCATGGCTTGGCGTGAGTCAATGAAGTACAACACGCGGTCGGCATTCAGTGTCTCAACACGGTACTTAGCACAGGCAATGTCGGTTGTGGTGTAAAGGTAGCCACCATCGCGTTTGCGGATAATAACGCCCATGGCTTCGCCGTCTTTACCTTTAAATTCTTCAAGGAAGACAACAATCGCGCCGTCATCTTCAACCGCTAACCCTTGGCCTAGCAAATCTTCGACAATGTTTGGCAACATGGGGTTGTACAAGCTTTCACCCATAACGTCGTCATTGCTGAGCGAGACATTCAAGCGATCATAGTTGTTTTGATTTTGCACCATGGTGATATCAACGAGCTTGCGCCACATCTTCAGGCAGTATTCGTCACCACCTTGAAGTTTAACCACATAGTTTCGAGCGCGCTCTGCAAACTCTGCGTCGTCGTCATAATGTTTTTTGGCTTCGCGATAAAAGGCTTCCAGATCGGATAGCTCCATATCTGCCGCTTGCTCGTTTTGAACCTTTTCCAAATACGCGATGAGCATGCCAAATTGGGTACCCCAATCACCAATATGGTTAGCGCGAACAACCTTGTGCCCTAAAAACTCAAGCGTACGAGTGACTGCATCGCCAATCACCGTAGAGCGAATATGGTGAACGGCCATTTCTTTGGCTACGTTTGGTGCAGAATAATCCACCACAATGGTTTGTGGTTCAGTTGCCACCGTTACACCAGCGTGTTCATCTGCCAGCAGTGCTTTAATTTGTTCAGCGAGATAATCTGGATTAACGAAGAAGTTGATAAAGCCTGGCCCTGCAATGGCAACATCAGAGATTGCTGAATTTTGAGGCAGGTGTTCAATAATGAGTTGAGCCAGTTCGCGAGGGTTCTTGCCTGCGGGTTTGGCCATCATCATGGCTAAATTGGTAGCGAAATCACCGTGGCTCTTGTCTTTTGTGCGATCAATTTGCAGACGCGGCGCTAGATCGGCAGGAATGATTTCTGCAGATTTAAGTTGAGCGATGGTGGTTGTTAAAAGTTGTTCAATAATCGATTTCATAGTCGCTAGAATTTAGTCTGATGCATCGGAGGCGGGCTGGGCGGAAATTGTAAACCGCGGATGCGTTTTTGACCAGCATCATCAAGCTTAATCGCGCATCTAAAATAAAAAGTAGTGGCAGAATTGGTCTTGCCGCTGTTTTCAGGCGTAATACAGACAATGAAGCATCATCAATAGAACTAAGGAGCTGATGACAATGA encodes the following:
- the hslV gene encoding ATP-dependent protease subunit HslV; amino-acid sequence: MTTIVSVRRNGKVVIGGDGQVSLGNTVMKGNAKKVRRLYNNQVLAGFAGGTADAFTLFERFESKLEIHQGHLTRAAVELAKDWRTDRMLRKLEALLAVADHTASLIITGNGDVVQPEHDLIAIGSGGSFAQASATALLENTELPADEIVQKSLAIAGNICVYTNQFQTIEQLDY
- a CDS encoding SPOR domain-containing protein → MPRDYANRGRPAAKKKATRRPAAKKSPKQTASAPWFMILLVVALLVGFGYFLYSIKGGAQQQASEPPETSPTKNKTVSTPKSDLPEKPEERWTFIEELENKEVEVDVPDAPEKTRPYLMQCGSFRTERQADELKARIAFQGLSSEVRRTEGTKGVWFKVVLGPYDTKRAAEKHRHVMQRGDIQGCQIWHW
- the argS gene encoding arginine--tRNA ligase; amino-acid sequence: MKSIIEQLLTTTIAQLKSAEIIPADLAPRLQIDRTKDKSHGDFATNLAMMMAKPAGKNPRELAQLIIEHLPQNSAISDVAIAGPGFINFFVNPDYLAEQIKALLADEHAGVTVATEPQTIVVDYSAPNVAKEMAVHHIRSTVIGDAVTRTLEFLGHKVVRANHIGDWGTQFGMLIAYLEKVQNEQAADMELSDLEAFYREAKKHYDDDAEFAERARNYVVKLQGGDEYCLKMWRKLVDITMVQNQNNYDRLNVSLSNDDVMGESLYNPMLPNIVEDLLGQGLAVEDDGAIVVFLEEFKGKDGEAMGVIIRKRDGGYLYTTTDIACAKYRVETLNADRVLYFIDSRQAMHLQQAWSIARKAGYVGDHVSLEHCAFGMMLGKDGKPFKTRSGGTVKMVDLLDEAQERATALIAEKSNDLNEQERSTVASAVAMGAVKYADLSKNRTTDYIFDWDNMLTFEGNTAPYLQYAYTRIQSIFRKADITPEQLQGTLNLTEAAEQALAQKLTQLSDVVNNVAAKSSPHLLCTYLFELSGQFMSFYEACPVNKDGVSANERNSRLILCGATAKVLKTGLSLLGIATLERM